One Triticum dicoccoides isolate Atlit2015 ecotype Zavitan chromosome 4B, WEW_v2.0, whole genome shotgun sequence genomic window carries:
- the LOC119290618 gene encoding probable protein phosphatase 2C 32, translated as MSCSVAIPSSPVFSPSRRPLSCKAASASPESVSVSSPAPSTAGSPLRPFGLLRAQIREEASPSPKTSSAAPSVAAGSVLKRRRPAPLMVPVDGAAAAAAAAAAVAAVESDPSNEVEEEGDEFAAYCRRGRGRRRVEMEDRHVAKVALGGDPEVALFAVFDGHGGKNAAEFAAQNMPKFMAEVVRKVDGGDSDEIEGAVKKCYLKTDEEFLKREESGGACCVTALLQKGGLTVSNTGDCRAVLSRAGTAEALTSDHRASREDERERIENLGGFVVNNRGTWRVQGSLAVSRGIGDAHLKQWVVADPDTRTLLVDPQCEFLVLASDGLWDKVDNQEAIDIARPLCIGNDKTSRIAACRRLVETAGSRGSTDDISVLIIQLQKFSGSS; from the exons ATGTCCTGCTCCGTCGCCATCCCTAGCTCGCCGGTGTTCTCTCCGTCGCGCCGCCCGCTCTCCTGCAAGGCCGCCTCCGCCTCGCCCGAGTCCGTCTCCGTGTCGTCCCCGGCGCCCTCCACCGCCGGCTCGCCGCTCCGGCCCTTCGGGCTGCTGCGCGCTCAGATCCGCGAGGAGGCCTCCCCGTCGCCTAAGACGTCCTCTGCGGCCCCCTCCGTCGCCGCCGGATCGGTGCTGAagaggcggcggccggcgccgcTCATGGTGCCGGTCGATGGCGCCGCGGCCGCTGCTGCCGCGGCGGCGGCTGTGGCCGCCGTGGAATCGGATCCGAGcaacgaggtggaggaggagggcgaCGAGTTCGCGGCCTACTGCCGGAGAGGGAGGGGAAGGAGAAGGGTGGAGATGGAGGACCGGCATGTGGCCAAGGTCGCGCTCGGTGGAGACCCCGAAGTG GCGCTGTTTGCTGTATTCGATGGCCACGGCGGAAAGAACGCGGCAGAGTTCGCTGCCCAAAATATGCCCAAGTTCATGGCAGAGGTGGTGAGGAAGGTGGACGGTGGTGACAGTGATGAAATTGAGGGGGCTGTGAAGAAATGTTACCTGAAGACGGACGAAGAGTTCCTTAAGAGGGAGGAGAGCGGGGGAGCATGCTGTGTCACTGCATTGCTCCAGAAGGGCGGCCTCACCGTGTCCAACACTGGAGATTGCCGTGCTGTCCTCAGCCGGGCAGGAACGGCCGAGGCACTCACCTCTGATCACCGGGCCTCCCGTGAGGATGAGAGGGAAAGAATTGAGAACCTG GGCGGGTTCGTTGTGAACAACCGAGGGACATGGCGAGTGCAGGGCTCCTTGGCAGTGTCAAGAGGCATCGGTGATGCACACCTCAAGCAATGGGTGGTGGCTGATCCAGATACCAGGACGCTCCTTGTTGACCCACAGTGCGAATTCTTAGTACTTGCTTCTGATGGCTTGTGGGATAAGGTGGATAACCAGGAAGCCATAGACATCGCCAGGCCTCTCTGCATCGGCAATGACAAAACTTCTCGCATCGCCGCCTGCAGAAGGCTTGTCGAAACCGCGGGTTCCAGGGGGTCTACCGATGACATCAGTGTTTTGATCATACAATTGCAGAAGTTCTCAGGTTCTTCTTAA